From a region of the Desulfonatronum sp. SC1 genome:
- a CDS encoding translocation/assembly module TamB domain-containing protein, whose protein sequence is MTEPNASSTRHPEKKSARRWWLYLLLAPAGLLITFVLMIVILLRTDFGLQRLETLLNSSLADVGGQRVALSGLHGRFPFDLRLAELRLADDEGVWLEIDDVVLRWSGRDMLAARIRIQELSVDRVELMRVPADDDPKPDLEPARPESWETLLDFEPPAAFPRVALDNLDIRRIILAEAVAGERIVLRLTGDLDAGEHHARVNLGLDSLAGPAGEASLLSLRAGFAPETDLLDLRLTFSDPNGALAPLLGLPPATPLEVVLDGDGPPLAWDGAFSVQAGDLVSLRSDLGLAWPDHPSLTWTGELRIAPSLLPEPAQALLPPTTFKIQASMPNPDVVHLAGLALRNALLDLNVHADVDLGQSTLTGEVRLDVLDTAPLAELTGVELGPRVRLQSDISGPLTGPDIQLALHLTDVFADPVRVGGLDLDAAFRFSATNETGETGEPKETTRPTDLIISVVGVLEAQGLHVPDTALPPEVTASFDAAYHLTDNVLNVASLNLLGQGVDIHALAEFGLDTSRLDASLELRPSPIQPWLAPHGLEEVGGDADLRITARGTVQPMDLDVNVDAGLARLSGLPDPLPHLLGSAPRLLAHVRLLPPEDAATAGPGSIQAQTLRLQSPGLDLNATAEFTLASGELNAQATLALPDLTLASPTPDIGLAGAAVLDVQARGDVSQNLTLDLDLRSDDLQVADLDAFPLQLLATIRSLPQAPRGELSLTASPMQAPLFLETAFALDQDLLRLSELELIVPEGALHGQGVVDLDSQLVTARLQGRIQDIAHLSALAGQTMHGALDLDVQLQPDSGADEQIRHVQNGRIDATLNQFQADFGTLASLSLTGSIQDALSAQDGLRLNLDVAAKDFQAGETSVNSLDATIIGSLTNLVLNAAARGNALHPFTLQLETAYTAQDGSHSVELRNLSGNWAEQSLLLTAPVSITLGAEEQAISPLHLEFGQATLRADARVGPEDADLRLGIESLPLSLFTPEILGTVTAGVVLHGPTSALRGDLTVLGENLQPVRSGLENVPALDIQADAALDGTTVALMAVLRETESTTPLLQAQGRTPMTLGLAPPSVVLPPDAPVSASVQGDLDLGWLGEIVLTDSQLLAGTLELDFQLGGTLDSPQPKGSIHIRRGAYQHLLQGVLLQDIEAEGQVTDERFELTSLTATDSGQGRLHVTGGAGLDPGHSFSFQFSVKMNNMNILDSPMVQARLAKVELDISGSTAAQKVKGEMVLDRVEIFLKDVGGPQVVDLPVVETNKHHAASAEPLAPSTPAPPLALDLEVRFPARVFVRGRGLDSEWGGNLRITGTAAEPVIHGEIRPQRGRLDLVGRRFTVDPESVIQFTGGQPPLPFINLAASQTRRDPDGEKTFTVRISGVPPDIPPPTLTSDPPLPQDEILSQMLFGRSLSRISPTQAAQLALAARELAGHGSGLNLMGTARDLLQLDDLDLISGQNGDMGLRAGKYIHDRVYLRLDSDLRTGQETASVDVELSPRINLESTIGPKGSGLGLFWKRDY, encoded by the coding sequence ATGACCGAGCCGAACGCCTCTTCAACGCGGCATCCCGAAAAAAAGAGCGCACGCCGGTGGTGGCTCTATCTGCTCCTCGCCCCGGCGGGACTGTTGATCACGTTTGTTCTGATGATCGTCATCCTGCTCCGCACCGACTTCGGCCTCCAACGCCTGGAAACCCTCCTCAATTCCAGCCTGGCCGACGTGGGCGGGCAGCGGGTCGCGTTGTCCGGACTGCACGGTCGGTTTCCCTTCGACCTTCGGCTTGCTGAACTGCGCCTTGCCGATGACGAGGGAGTATGGTTGGAGATTGACGACGTCGTCCTGCGTTGGTCCGGCCGGGATATGCTTGCGGCTCGCATCCGGATTCAGGAGCTGAGCGTGGACCGGGTCGAGCTAATGCGTGTTCCCGCCGATGACGATCCCAAGCCGGACCTTGAGCCCGCCAGGCCGGAATCCTGGGAGACGCTCCTGGATTTTGAACCGCCCGCGGCTTTTCCCCGGGTGGCCCTGGACAATCTGGACATCCGCCGGATCATCCTGGCCGAAGCCGTGGCCGGTGAGCGGATCGTCCTGCGCCTGACCGGGGATCTGGACGCCGGGGAACACCATGCAAGGGTGAACCTCGGCCTGGACTCCCTGGCTGGTCCGGCTGGAGAGGCCAGCCTGCTCAGTCTGCGGGCCGGGTTCGCGCCGGAGACCGACCTTCTGGATCTGCGTCTGACCTTCTCCGACCCGAACGGCGCTCTGGCTCCCCTGCTCGGCCTGCCCCCGGCCACGCCCCTGGAAGTTGTCCTGGACGGCGACGGGCCGCCCCTGGCCTGGGACGGCGCATTTTCGGTCCAGGCCGGAGATCTGGTTTCCCTACGCAGCGATCTGGGCCTGGCCTGGCCGGATCATCCCAGCCTGACCTGGACCGGGGAGTTGCGCATCGCCCCTTCCCTGCTTCCCGAGCCCGCCCAGGCCTTGCTGCCTCCCACGACGTTCAAAATCCAGGCCTCCATGCCCAACCCCGACGTCGTGCATCTGGCCGGACTCGCGCTGCGCAACGCCCTGCTGGACCTGAACGTGCACGCTGACGTGGATCTGGGCCAATCCACACTGACCGGCGAGGTGCGCCTGGACGTGCTGGATACGGCCCCCCTGGCCGAGCTGACCGGAGTGGAATTGGGGCCGCGCGTCCGCCTCCAAAGCGACATTTCCGGCCCCCTGACCGGTCCGGACATCCAACTCGCCCTGCACCTGACCGATGTTTTCGCGGACCCGGTCCGGGTCGGCGGACTGGACCTGGACGCCGCGTTCCGGTTCAGCGCGACAAACGAGACGGGCGAGACAGGCGAGCCAAAGGAGACGACGAGGCCGACCGACCTGATCATCTCCGTCGTGGGCGTCCTGGAAGCCCAGGGGCTGCACGTTCCGGACACGGCCCTGCCCCCGGAAGTGACAGCGAGCTTCGACGCGGCCTATCACCTGACGGACAACGTCCTGAACGTTGCGTCCCTGAACCTGCTCGGCCAGGGCGTGGACATCCACGCCCTGGCCGAATTCGGCCTGGACACCAGCCGACTGGACGCCAGCCTGGAGCTGCGCCCCAGCCCGATCCAGCCCTGGCTGGCCCCGCATGGTCTGGAAGAGGTCGGCGGCGATGCCGATCTGCGCATCACGGCTCGCGGCACGGTCCAGCCCATGGATCTGGATGTGAATGTGGACGCGGGACTGGCCCGCCTCTCTGGCCTGCCCGATCCGCTGCCCCACCTGTTGGGTTCAGCCCCCAGGCTGCTTGCCCATGTTCGACTCTTGCCGCCCGAGGATGCCGCAACGGCCGGACCGGGAAGCATTCAGGCCCAGACCCTGCGCTTGCAATCACCCGGCCTGGACCTGAACGCGACGGCAGAGTTCACCCTGGCCAGCGGCGAGCTGAACGCCCAGGCCACCCTGGCCCTTCCGGACCTGACCCTGGCCTCGCCAACGCCTGATATCGGCTTGGCCGGAGCGGCCGTGTTGGACGTCCAGGCCCGGGGGGACGTCAGCCAAAATCTGACCCTGGATCTCGACCTGCGAAGCGACGATTTACAAGTCGCCGACCTGGACGCCTTTCCGCTCCAACTGCTCGCGACCATCCGTTCCCTGCCCCAGGCTCCGCGCGGGGAGCTGTCCCTGACCGCGTCCCCCATGCAGGCTCCGCTCTTCCTGGAAACGGCCTTTGCCCTGGACCAAGACCTCCTGCGCCTTTCGGAACTGGAACTGATCGTGCCCGAAGGCGCGCTGCACGGACAAGGCGTCGTGGACCTGGACAGTCAGCTAGTCACGGCCCGCCTCCAGGGCCGCATCCAGGACATCGCCCACCTGAGCGCCCTTGCCGGTCAGACCATGCACGGCGCTCTGGACCTGGATGTGCAACTTCAACCGGACAGCGGTGCCGACGAGCAGATCCGGCACGTCCAGAACGGCCGGATCGACGCGACCCTGAACCAGTTCCAGGCGGACTTCGGCACCCTGGCCAGCCTGAGCCTGACCGGCAGTATCCAGGACGCCTTGAGCGCCCAAGACGGGCTGAGGTTGAACCTGGACGTGGCGGCCAAAGATTTTCAAGCCGGAGAAACCAGCGTCAATTCTTTGGACGCGACCATCATCGGATCACTCACGAACCTGGTACTGAACGCCGCGGCCCGGGGAAACGCTCTGCACCCCTTCACGCTCCAACTTGAGACCGCCTACACAGCCCAGGACGGAAGTCACTCCGTGGAACTACGTAATCTCTCCGGTAATTGGGCCGAACAATCATTGCTGCTGACCGCGCCCGTAAGCATCACCCTGGGAGCCGAAGAACAGGCCATCTCGCCCCTGCATCTGGAATTCGGCCAGGCCACCCTCCGCGCCGACGCTCGAGTTGGGCCGGAGGACGCCGATCTGCGTCTGGGAATCGAAAGCCTGCCCCTGTCGCTGTTCACCCCGGAGATCCTGGGCACGGTCACCGCCGGGGTCGTGCTCCACGGCCCCACCTCGGCCCTGCGCGGCGACCTGACCGTGCTTGGCGAGAACCTGCAACCCGTGCGCAGCGGCCTGGAGAACGTTCCGGCCCTGGATATCCAAGCCGACGCGGCCCTGGACGGGACAACCGTCGCACTGATGGCCGTCCTACGTGAAACCGAATCGACCACCCCCTTACTCCAGGCTCAGGGACGAACGCCGATGACCCTCGGCCTTGCCCCCCCGAGCGTGGTCCTGCCCCCCGACGCCCCGGTGAGCGCATCCGTGCAAGGCGATTTGGACCTGGGCTGGCTAGGGGAAATCGTGCTCACGGACAGCCAGTTGCTGGCCGGAACGCTTGAGTTGGATTTCCAGCTCGGCGGAACCCTGGACTCTCCACAACCCAAGGGGAGCATCCATATACGCCGGGGAGCTTACCAGCATCTTCTCCAGGGCGTCCTGCTCCAGGATATCGAGGCCGAGGGCCAGGTCACGGACGAACGGTTCGAGCTGACTTCACTCACCGCCACGGACAGCGGCCAGGGTCGTCTGCATGTCACGGGAGGGGCCGGTCTCGACCCTGGGCATAGCTTCTCCTTTCAGTTTTCAGTCAAAATGAACAACATGAACATCCTGGACAGCCCCATGGTCCAGGCCAGGCTGGCCAAAGTCGAGTTGGACATCTCCGGCTCCACCGCGGCTCAGAAGGTCAAGGGCGAAATGGTCCTGGACCGGGTGGAAATTTTCCTCAAAGACGTGGGCGGCCCCCAGGTAGTGGATCTGCCGGTGGTGGAGACCAACAAGCACCATGCCGCTTCAGCGGAACCTCTAGCTCCATCCACCCCCGCCCCGCCCCTCGCCTTGGACCTGGAAGTGCGGTTCCCGGCCCGGGTCTTCGTGCGCGGTCGGGGTCTGGATTCGGAATGGGGCGGCAACCTGCGGATCACCGGTACCGCTGCCGAACCCGTGATCCACGGGGAGATCAGGCCTCAGCGCGGACGCCTTGATCTGGTGGGCAGACGATTCACCGTGGACCCGGAAAGCGTGATCCAGTTCACCGGCGGTCAGCCGCCGTTGCCGTTCATCAACCTGGCGGCCTCCCAGACCCGGCGCGACCCGGATGGCGAGAAAACCTTCACCGTGCGCATCAGTGGAGTCCCTCCGGACATTCCGCCCCCGACATTGACCTCAGATCCGCCCCTGCCCCAGGATGAAATCCTGTCCCAGATGCTCTTCGGCCGGTCCCTGTCCCGTATCTCCCCAACCCAGGCCGCCCAACTGGCCCTGGCGGCCCGGGAACTGGCCGGCCACGGCTCCGGTCTGAACCTGATGGGCACTGCCCGCGACCTGCTCCAGCTCGACGACCTGGACCTGATTTCCGGTCAGAACGGCGACATGGGCCTGCGCGCCGGAAAATACATCCACGATCGCGTCTACCTGCGCCTGGACAGCGACTTGAGAACCGGCCAGGAAACGGCATCCGTGGACGTGGAACTCAGCCCCCGGATCAACCTGGAAAGCACCATCGGCCCCAAGGGCAGCGGGCTGGGATTGTTCTGGAAAAGGGATTATTGA
- a CDS encoding autotransporter assembly complex family protein produces MRPCAPLGRSRRLSRFLVFALVLAGLVVTTSPAQAQFDNLRDLVPDALHQTLFGTDAYQVVFEGELDPALRDILRSVSESHALRERIPATEQMFDRRARADIPNLLRALRSEGYYDGRVEARVDHQATPPRIVFQVQPGPAYLLQAVHFDGPDSEDGFAFPNPDPASAGLALGNRARAPEIRRGTDMFREFLRENGHPFPWVALREARVDHESRTLVATYTFNPGPSARFGPVTVEGEERVSPRYILDKIPWSESQPFRSSQLNRLRATLMQTDLFTMVDVSHPGSIPASKDKLGNTKFGNNELPVTISVVERVPRTVKAGVGYETDTGIGTALEWEHRNILGSGEQLRTRLHLAEKRQMLEGAFQIPEFPDPSQSLSIQGNIGQETTDALEKKEATAGAMINRRLDRFWTVGLGANFRYSEVTQLGETETYGLISTPGELTWDKRDSVLNPARGWRIQLRAEPFLDTLEWNTTFFKLSGSLSAFLPILAEDRLVLAGRGALGSITGEASMNLPPDQRFYAGGGGSVRGYAYQSIGPEVDGKVVGGKSMVEVSTELRLRLENNIGLVAFLDGGQVFSETELRFQDDFLWGAGLGLRYHLDFGPIRLDVAFPLNRRDKDDVFQVYVSIGQAY; encoded by the coding sequence TTGAGGCCCTGCGCACCGCTCGGTCGTAGTCGCCGACTGTCGCGATTCCTCGTTTTCGCCCTGGTCCTGGCCGGCCTGGTCGTCACGACCAGCCCGGCCCAGGCCCAGTTCGACAACCTGCGGGATCTTGTCCCGGACGCCCTGCACCAGACGTTGTTCGGCACGGATGCGTATCAAGTGGTCTTCGAAGGCGAACTGGACCCCGCCCTCCGGGACATCCTGCGCTCGGTGTCCGAGTCACACGCCCTGCGCGAGCGTATACCGGCCACGGAGCAGATGTTCGACCGCCGCGCCCGGGCCGACATCCCTAATCTGCTTCGCGCCCTGCGTTCCGAAGGCTACTATGACGGCCGGGTCGAGGCACGCGTTGACCACCAAGCCACCCCGCCCAGGATCGTTTTCCAGGTCCAGCCCGGGCCAGCCTATTTACTTCAGGCCGTGCATTTCGACGGTCCGGATTCCGAGGACGGGTTCGCCTTCCCTAATCCCGACCCGGCCTCCGCGGGGCTTGCTTTGGGCAACCGGGCAAGGGCGCCCGAAATCCGCCGGGGCACGGACATGTTCCGCGAATTCCTGCGCGAAAACGGCCACCCCTTTCCCTGGGTGGCGCTCCGGGAAGCCCGGGTGGACCACGAGTCTCGAACCCTAGTCGCCACCTATACGTTCAACCCCGGCCCATCGGCCCGCTTCGGCCCGGTGACCGTGGAAGGCGAGGAGCGGGTCTCGCCGCGCTACATCCTGGACAAAATTCCCTGGTCTGAAAGCCAGCCGTTCCGGTCTTCCCAACTGAACAGGCTGCGCGCCACCCTGATGCAGACCGACCTATTCACCATGGTGGACGTCTCCCATCCCGGCTCGATACCCGCATCTAAGGACAAACTTGGGAACACCAAATTTGGGAACAACGAACTGCCCGTGACCATCTCCGTGGTGGAGCGCGTCCCCCGGACCGTCAAGGCCGGCGTGGGCTACGAGACGGATACGGGAATCGGCACGGCCCTGGAATGGGAACACCGCAACATCCTCGGCAGCGGCGAACAGCTCCGCACCCGGCTCCATCTGGCCGAAAAAAGGCAAATGCTCGAAGGCGCCTTCCAGATCCCGGAGTTTCCCGACCCGTCTCAGTCGCTGTCCATTCAGGGCAATATCGGCCAGGAAACAACCGACGCTCTGGAAAAAAAGGAAGCCACGGCCGGAGCCATGATCAACCGCCGACTTGACCGCTTCTGGACCGTGGGCCTTGGGGCGAACTTCCGGTACTCGGAAGTCACCCAGCTTGGGGAAACCGAGACCTACGGCCTGATCTCCACCCCGGGCGAGCTGACCTGGGACAAGCGCGACAGCGTGCTCAACCCGGCCAGGGGCTGGCGGATTCAGCTTCGGGCCGAACCGTTCCTGGACACGCTGGAATGGAACACGACCTTCTTCAAGCTTTCCGGCTCCCTCAGCGCCTTCCTGCCCATCCTGGCCGAGGATCGCCTGGTCCTGGCCGGACGGGGCGCCCTGGGGTCGATCACCGGCGAAGCCAGCATGAACCTGCCCCCGGACCAGCGCTTCTACGCCGGAGGCGGCGGCTCGGTCCGCGGCTACGCCTATCAGTCCATCGGGCCGGAGGTGGACGGCAAGGTCGTGGGGGGCAAGAGCATGGTGGAAGTGAGTACGGAACTGCGGCTGCGCCTGGAGAACAACATCGGCTTGGTGGCCTTTCTGGATGGCGGACAGGTGTTCAGCGAAACGGAGCTGCGATTCCAGGACGATTTCCTCTGGGGCGCGGGGCTGGGGCTCAGGTACCACCTGGACTTCGGCCCCATCCGCCTGGACGTGGCCTTCCCGCTGAACCGCCGGGACAAGGACGACGTGTTCCAGGTCTATGTGAGCATTGGGCAGGCGTATTAA
- a CDS encoding efflux RND transporter periplasmic adaptor subunit, producing MQKTTYFLISFCRLVLLVLLTLVGVALLFGCSSSSGEEPQEASVPRRVNVVIQEIVPQEIRDVVLLPGSAEPWLSVDLAAETAGRVEKLSVREGDHVRVGQVIAQIDVTALGAGMARARSAFELFEDQLRRRERLFLEQIIHEEELDQIRSEKVQAREALRQAEIEYDRGLLRAPSPGRVNTKLVEVGEFVDRGQVVIELVNIDKIKVQVQVPEMDVRFLEVGQPVLVMVDAFQGQEFQGVIDFIAFRGDPATKTFRTQVVMDNPEGKIRPGMIARVLFLRRTIPDALAIPLPSLIDRGGERLVYVEEDGLARARQVEIGVIERDRIQIINGLHPGDRLIVAGHREVDEGTAVVVR from the coding sequence ATGCAAAAGACGACGTATTTTTTGATTTCATTCTGCCGACTGGTTCTGCTGGTCCTGCTGACTCTGGTCGGCGTTGCATTGCTCTTTGGCTGTTCCTCCTCGTCCGGGGAAGAACCTCAGGAGGCTTCAGTCCCGCGCCGGGTGAACGTGGTGATTCAGGAGATCGTGCCGCAAGAAATCCGGGACGTGGTGCTGCTCCCCGGTTCGGCGGAGCCCTGGTTGAGCGTGGATCTTGCCGCGGAGACCGCCGGCAGGGTGGAAAAGCTTTCCGTGCGCGAGGGCGACCATGTGCGGGTCGGGCAGGTCATCGCCCAGATTGACGTCACGGCTCTGGGCGCGGGCATGGCCAGGGCGCGGTCGGCCTTCGAGCTGTTCGAGGACCAGTTGCGACGACGGGAACGGCTGTTCCTGGAGCAGATCATCCACGAAGAAGAGCTGGACCAGATCCGCAGCGAGAAGGTCCAGGCCCGGGAGGCGCTTCGACAGGCTGAAATCGAGTACGACCGAGGCCTGCTCAGGGCACCAAGTCCTGGCCGGGTTAACACGAAGTTGGTCGAGGTCGGCGAATTCGTGGACCGCGGCCAAGTGGTCATCGAGTTGGTGAACATTGATAAGATCAAGGTCCAGGTCCAGGTTCCGGAGATGGACGTCCGCTTTCTGGAGGTGGGCCAGCCCGTGCTGGTGATGGTGGACGCCTTTCAGGGCCAGGAGTTTCAAGGCGTCATTGACTTCATTGCCTTCCGGGGCGACCCGGCCACCAAGACTTTCCGCACGCAGGTGGTCATGGACAACCCGGAGGGCAAAATCCGTCCGGGGATGATCGCCCGCGTCCTTTTTCTGCGCCGGACTATCCCCGACGCCCTGGCCATCCCTCTGCCTTCCCTGATCGACCGGGGCGGAGAACGCCTCGTCTACGTGGAAGAAGACGGTCTGGCCCGGGCCCGGCAGGTGGAAATCGGGGTCATCGAACGCGACCGCATCCAAATCATCAACGGCCTGCACCCCGGCGACCGCCTGATCGTGGCCGGGCACCGCGAAGTGGATGAGGGAACGGCGGTGGTGGTGCGATGA